In Heteronotia binoei isolate CCM8104 ecotype False Entrance Well chromosome 4, APGP_CSIRO_Hbin_v1, whole genome shotgun sequence, a genomic segment contains:
- the M6PR gene encoding cation-dependent mannose-6-phosphate receptor, whose product MFPGGRMSLAHACLPAVLLALVATAAAGEKECDLVGVKGAESKRELALLKRLEPLVNQSFTVESDDGKEKYSYTFRVCREVSTGGDNSGLVQLNKNTQKSTVVGRINETHVASGTEWILLTYKGGESYGSHCGGEKRKAMVMIVCNPKTLAEGFHMMVEEREKTEECFYLFEMGSSVACSPVDSPLSVGYSHLSVGSILLITFASLVAVYIVGGFLYQRLVVGAKGMEQFPHFAFWQDMGNLVADGCDFVCRSKPRNVPNAYRGVGDDQLSEEPEERDDHLLPM is encoded by the exons ATGTTCCCGGGTGGTAGGATGTCCCTGGCTCATGCCTGTCTTCCCGCTGTGCTGCTCGCCCTCGTGGCCACCGCAGCGGCAGGTGAAAAGGAGTGCGATCTGGTGGGGGTAAAAGGCGCCGAGTCCAAGAGGGAACTTGCCCTGCTGAAGAGATTGGAGCCGCTTGTCAATCAAAG TTTTACAGTAGAAAGCGACGATGGAAAAGAAAAATACTCATACACTTTCCGGGTGTGTCGAGAAGTCAGTACCGGTGGAGACAATTCTGGCCTGGTGCAGCTGAACAAGAATACCCAAAAATCCACCGTGGTGGGACGAATCAACGAGACCCACGTTGCTAGTGGAA CTGAGTGGATTTTGCTGACctataaagggggggaaagctacGGCAGCCACTGCGGGGGTGAGAAAAGGAAAGCCATGGTGATGATCGTCTGCAACCCGAAGACACTTGCA GAGGGTTTCCACATGATGGTAGAGGAGCGGGAGAAGACCGAGGAATGTTTCTACCTTTTCGAGATGGGGAGCAGTGTGGCCTGCTCTCCTGTGGACTCACCCCTAAGCGTGGGTTACTCACACCTAAGCGTGGGTTCCATCTTGCTGATCAC GTTTGCTTCGCTGGTCGCCGTCTACATCGTCGGGGGTTTCCTCTACCAGCGCCTGGTGGTGGGGGCGAAAGGCATGGAGCAGTTTCCCCATTTTGCTTTTTGGCAAGACATGGGCAACCTAGTGGCG GACGGCTGTGACTTCGTGTGCCGCTCGAAGCCTCGGAACGTGCCCAATGCATACCGCGGGGTGGGGGACGACCAGCTCAGCGAGGAACCCGAGGAGCGGGATGACCACTTGCTGCCCATGTGA